The Phycisphaerae bacterium nucleotide sequence CGTGGCCCAGATCCAGGTCCAACCCCACGGCGAGCTGGACTACGTCAGGGCCATGCGGTCCCTGCTCCGCCAGGATGTTCAGGTCCTGCTCGTCGGCGAAATCCGCGATGCCGAAACCGCCCACATCGTCGTGGAAGCCGCTCTGACCGGTCATCTGATCGTCAGTACGCTGCACAGCGGCGATCCGGCCGAAGCGGTCGTGCGTCTCCTCGAAATGGGCATCGCCCCGTACCAGGTGGCCGGCGCACTGACCCTGGTCTGCACCCAGCGGTTGCTCAGAACACTCTGTCCGACCTGCCGCGGCCAGGGAACTTGCGACGTTTGCCTCGGCAGCGGCTATCTGGGCCGGACCGCGTGCGGCCAGGTCGCGGAAATCAACGACCGCCTCCGCCAGGCAATTCTGGATCGCCGGCCGGTGGGTGAGCTTCGACAGTTGATCAAGGCGTCGGGGCCGGATCTGGCCGCCGATGCCCGCAGACTGGTGGACAACGGGCGAACCACGCTCGATGAGGTCCGCCGGGTGTTGGGAACGCTGGATGGAGACCAGCAGGAAGACGTGTAGAAACTGCAGGCGAACCGATCGGTCGCCCGCTGCGTGGTCGGAGGAACAACCGATGCCATGGTTTGAATACGAGGGTCTGAGTCCGGGAGGAACGGCCGTTGCCGGACGAATCGAGGCCGCAGGACATGACCGGGCCATGGAAAGCTTGGCCCAGATGCAGGTGCAGGTCCAACAGGTCCGCGCCGCGCCACGCCCCGCCCGCTCACCGACGCAGATCAGCGAGGACGATCTGATCTTCTTCAACGAGCAGTTGGCCTCGCTGGCGAAGGCGGGTATCGCCCTGGACGAAGGACTTGCCCAACTCGCCCGTGATGTGGAATCGCCCCGACTGCGGAGGTGGATTACCGAAGTGGTGACCGAACTCCGCGCCGGCGTTCCCATCGATCAGGCGATCGCCCGTCGGCAGGAGGGCCTGCCCCTGCTCTACGGCCGGGTAATCCAGGCTGGAATTCAGACCGGCGAACTGCCGGGCGTTCTGCTGAATCTGAACCAGCATCTACGGCTGGTCAGCGAGACGCGACGGCTTGTCTGGGAGACCGCGAGTTACCCGATTCTCGTGGTACTCCTGGCGCTCACCATCACCTCGGGTTTCTTCGTTTTCGTCGTGCCGAGGATCAAGGAGGTCTTCCGGGATTTCGGCGTGGCCCTGCCCGGCCTTACCCTCATCATGATGTGGCTGTCAGATCACTACCTGCTCATCGTCCTGCTCGGCGTCCTCTTCTTCGCTGGACTGGCCTTCTTGTTCCACAGCCTCAAGTTCTTCGAAGGGGGAGTGATCCTGCGGGAGCAAATCGTCATGTCCCTGCCACTTTTCGGTCGAATCAAGCGGGCCTCGCTCGTCGCTCGCTTCCTCAGGACCGTCTCCACCTCCCTCGCCTCAGGCCTGCCCCTGCCCCAGGCCATGCGACTGGCCGCCGAGTCGACCGGCCACCGCGCCCTCATCACCGACGCCGATCGGCTCGCCCACGAGGTCGAGAAGGGCCAGTCCATCTTCGTGGCCAGTCAGTCTGCCCGGTTGATTCCACCGCTGTTCGGCTACTGTGTCCAGGTCGCCACCGGCCGGGAGACACTGCCTCTGGCTGTCGGCCAGCTCGCCAGGTCCTTCGAGAACCGGGCGGTCCACGTCCAAGGGCTGCTCCGTGCCTTCTTATTGCCGGCCATGATCATCGTCCTGGGTTGTTTCCTCGCGTTGGGTGTTGCGGCCATGTTCCTGCCGCTGGTGAGTCTGGTCAATTCTGTGAGCGGTTGAGGAAGAACAGATGATCAGCACATTCGAATACCTGCTCATCGTCATCATCGGATCCGTCCTCATCGGGGCCATCCTTCTCGGACCGGTGCTGTGGCTGATTCGGATCGTCGCCCGCGCGTTCCTCCCCGGCAACGTGGAACGCGGAGTGGTCTCCCAGATCGCCTCCGTTGTACGCCAGAATCTGCCGCTGGCAACAGCGGTGTCGCTCGGGGCGGATTCCGAGGACGGGCTGGCCGCCAGCTATCTCCGGCGAATTGCCCGGCTGCTCGGCCAGGGCCTTCCCCTGTCCGAGGCGGTGGCAAAGGGCTTCCGCGGCTGCTCCAGCCGGACGCTGAGCTTGATCGCGGCGGGGGAACGCAGCGGCCAGCTGTCCGTCGCCTTGGACGCGGCCGAGAGCCATCTTGTTGAGCGATGGCGACGCGGCATGCGGCCGGGTGCGAACGCCACACTGTACCTCCTCGCCATGCTCGGAGCCACCAGCCTCGTGGTCGGCTTCCTCATGGTGGGCATCATTCCCAAGTACGTGGAGATCTTCAAGGATTACGGCGCCACCCTGCCGTCCGAAACCATGGCGCTCATTGCAGTCTGCCGCTGGTTCGGAACCGGTACGCCTCCGGGCGGGCTGCTCGTGCTGCTGCTGGCGTCCGTCCTCCTCTTCTTGTGGGCCAGACCGCGGCGGTGGGGCACGCCCCGCTGGGCCACCCAGGTCGCCGACGCGATCCGCTGGCACCTCCCGGGTCTCCATCGGCTGACCCTGGGACAGGATATGAACCTGGTGCTGGAAACCATGCGCCAGGCAGTCGACTCGGGCATGGACTTGCCCCAGGCTGCCACGACAGCATGCGACCTGGACGTCAACACCTGCCTTCGCCGTAAGATGCGCCGCTTCGCGGAGACACTCGAGACCGGTACGAGTCCGGGGCAGGCGGCCGTCGATGTGGGGCTCGGCAAGGTGACCGCGATGGCCTTGGCCAACGGTGAACGCACCGGCCGCATGAGCGAGTCCCTGCGCTTCGCGGCCGACTACCACTACGCCCTGGTCAGTCGTCTGTGGTGCGTGGTGCGGAATCTGGCCGTGCCCGTCGCCACCTTGTGCGCAGCTACCTTCGTCGGCTGGACGGTCATCGCCATGTTCAAACCGTTGATCGCGCTGATCGACGCGGCCTGCTCGATTTGATGATAGGGAGATGGAGATGAAACTTCCGGAATATGGCCATAGGAGACGAGGCTTCAACAACATCGAAGTCATGGTCGGCCTGGCGATCCTCATCCTGCTGGGTACGCTCACGGCCAACGCAGTGCTCGACTACTACCGGGTCCGCACCGAGCAACACCGGCGATTGGCGGCGAGCTGGGCCGCAGCCGGGCAATTGGATCGATACCGGGCCGGTGCTCCCTTGGATTCCAAGCCGCCCGACGGACTGTGGTCGAACTACATCACCCTGACGACAAGGGTTCAGCCCGCCACCGGACAATGGCAGCAGTTTCGTCAGGTGACCGTCGTGGCCACCGTCCGGATGGCCGGCGGTCGGGAGATCCACGAACAGGTCAGCGGGTACCTTCCCCAGGAGGGCAAGCCATGAACCGACATCCACGGCGCGCGATGATGCTGACTCAAGTGGTGACTTGGCTCCCACTCTTTGCCGCCGGCACCACGATCACCTTGCTCATCTCGGCCCAGTCGCTACGCCTGCAGGCCCGGGAACGCGCCCAGATCGCCACCGAGGCCGTGGTCCAGGATCTGGTCAGACGCATTCAGGCCGATGCTGGCAGAGCGAACCAGATCGCCGCTGCCCCTGCCGGCGCGGAGACAGCGACGGCCGTCGAAATGCTCTCCGCCGACGGCGCGGCAAAAGCGTCTTACCAGGTTACCGGGGGAACCGTAACCCGCACCCAGACCACGCGCGACACGATCGACTCCAGGTACACGTGGAACCTGGGGAGCTGCTCGTTGAGCTTCCGCATCGAGTCCTGCGGGGCTTCGCCAGGCCTTCTCTGGATGACCTTCACCGAACGTGTGCCCAGAGATCGGACCTCCAGCGCTGCCGAGCGATTCTCCACCACGGCCTTGGTGGGCAGGGGGGTGCAGCCATGAGACCCGCCAAGTCCCACCCGCGGGGGGCCATGCTCATCCTGGCGGTCGCGTCAACCGGGATCGTCATGCTGCTCTTGTCCTGCTTGACACTCTTCGCCGGAGCCCGGTATCGCGACACGCAGACCACCCGCGTCCGCGTGACCGCCCGCGCCGCGGCCGACAGTGTCGCCGCTTACGCCCGCGAACGACTGCAGGAGTGGTCGGTAGCTGCCCCGGCGGCACCGGTCGAGGTGGACATCCGAGGGCTGTTGACGCCCGAGATGAATGGATCAGCCACCGCATCCGTGATCGCGGTCCGGGACCGCAAGGTCTGCCGGATCCGGGTCGAGGTCAGCCGCGGCCCCTCGGTCGTCGCCGATGAGTTCGATCTGGCGTTGGAGCCGTGACCACCGCCCGGCGCGAAAAATAGGCTCACCCCTGGGGGTGCCGTCTCGCCCATCCCCCGAGACTCCCCCACGAAACACGAGACGCCGAGGATCATGACCTTGGCGTCTCGTGCAGTACTCAGAACAACTTCGTGCCCGCATTCGGCCGTGTGCGGATCCGCCGATTCAGCTTGTTCCCGACCGAGCAGTGAAGAGCTCAGGCCCCGCGCCGACGAAGGGCAGCGAGACCACCCAGAGCCAGTAGAATCAGTGTAGCCGGTTCGGGAATGACTTCGGCGAAACTCGTGCCAACTCGCAGGTTGTCTACCTCCTGCGTGCCCGCCAGCAAGCCGCTGGTGGCGCCCAGGGAGCCCTGTCGGAGAGCATACGCCAACGCGTTGGCGTTGGCGGAGGGACCATTTGTCACACTGAGCTTGGTGTTGCCGTCTTCGCCCAGGGCGGGGTCCGGATCGACCCACAGTTCACCCTGGCCTGTCGCGTTCTCGTAGGAGGCCACAATCCGGTGCACCGTGCCAAAACTGAAGCCGGTCGCCCAGATAGCCCCCGCACCCGTGCCGGTCGGACCGCTGCCGCTGCCCTGCCAGACGTAGAAGGTGTAGTCGGATCCGGCGAAGGGCGTCACGCCGATCTTCGTGGGGAAGACGTTCGCGGCATTCTTGAAGTGGGCAAAGTAGTCAGAGCCAGTTACCGTTCCCGTGACGCTGACCAGGAAGCTGGCATACCACTTGTCACCGGCTCCCTGGGTCACGCCGGCGGGCGTGTTCACGTCTTCGCTGCTAGCGGCCGCGTTGACCAGCTTCGCGGCGTTGCCCGTGGCGATGGTACTCGAGACGACCTGGATCGGGTTGGCCCCGGCGCCGCTGTGGGCAGTCCACCCTCCCTGACCCGCAAGATTCCCCTGGGTGTAGGAATCGAAGTTCTCTTCAAAGAACAACGTTGCCATGGCCGAAGTGGAGAGAATCGCCACCACGCCGACCGCCAATAGGTATCTGTTCATCCCACTTCTCCTCACAAAGACTGAACCGTCGGTCTCGCCGATCTGACTGAAGCCGTCCTGCGACCGCAGGACACGATCGGAACCAGGTTTACGAACCCGCTTCTTCGACTCTATGGGGGGAAGCCGCGGCCAAACCGAGATGAACGCCCCTTTCCCGCTCGACCGGTGCGAGTCTCGACGCACTTGGCCGCCAGGCGCTTCCTTCACACCCAGAGCGGTATTATTAACCCAGGGAGGCTGAATGTCAAGAGTTATCGGCCCGACAAAGACGCTGGACAGGTCCCCCCTCAGCCTCTAGGCTGGCACCGGACCGCGGTTGGCAGGCAGGGGCGCGGCGTCGATCGCCGGTCAGCTCAGCTACGGAATCCAGTTGGAGCCAATGACAATGGAAAACTTGAAGACAGCCAGTGCACCTGGATCTCATCGGTGGCGCAGTTTCCTGCTCATGGTGTCGACGATCAGCTGGACCTCTGTGACACTGGCCGCTGATCTGCTTCCCCACGATCCGCGCACCCTGGCCGGCCAATGCGACAACGGGGTGCGCTGGCTCTTCCGCAAGCACGACAATCCGCCGGGCAAGTTGTCCATCATGATGCATGTCCGAACCGGCTCGCTGAACGAGCTGGACAGTCAGCGCGGACTCGCCCACTTCATGGAGCACATGGTTTTCAACGGCACCGAGCACTTCAAGCCCGGCGAACTGATCCCGTACTTCGAGAGCATCGGCATGAAATTCGGCGCCGACCTGAACGCCGGCACCAGCTTCGATCGAACCAGCTACATGATCCACTTGCCCAATACCGACCCGCCCCAGATCGACAAGGCCCTGATGGTCCTGAGCGATTTCGCCTTCCAGGCATCGCTGGCCGACGAGGAAATCGACAAGGAGAGGCCGGTCATCCTCGAAGAAGCCCGGGGACGAAAGAACGCCGAACAGCGAATCCGCGACAAACTGTGGCCGGAACTCTTCGCTGGCAGCCGCTTGGCCCAGCGCCTCCCGATCGGCATCGAGGAGGTCATCGCCTCGGCCCCGCCCAGCGAGTTCCTGGACTACTACCACACCTGGTACCGGCCGGAGAACGTCACCGTCCTCATGGTTGGGGACACCGCCTTCGAGCCGATCCAGCCTCTGATCGAGAAGTGGTTCTGCCCGGTCAAGACCCGAAAGCCGGGCCGGACGCCGCTGAAGGCGGAGCTGAGACCATTCCCCAGGGAACGGGCGTTCGTCATCACCGATCCGGAAGTCACCATCGGCAGCGTTCAACTCCTCGCTCTCCTTCCCGGGCGAGGCCCCGCTGTCACCGAGGAACTCTGGCGTAAGGAACGGGTCGAGGAACTCGCCGGATGGCTCCTCTCCCGGCGGTGTGACGAAATGGTCAAGAAGGGCGAAGCCTCCTTCCGACAGGTGGGCGCGAACGTGTCGGACATGTTCCACGAAGCCATGACCGTCATGGCGGCCGTCCGCGGCGAGCCGGGCGATTGGGCCAGAATGCTCGAGCAACTTGTCTGCGAGGTCAGTCGGGCCAATGAGTACGGCTTCACCGAGAAGGAACTGGAATTGGTCAAGCGGGAAATCGTCGCCCAAGCCGAACGCGGCGTCCGAACCGAGCCGACGGAAAACGGACGCTCCATGCTCAGCGCAATGCTCAACGCCGTCAATGATGGTGTCCCGATTATGTCGGCCCAGCAACGCCTCGACCTGATTCGGAAACTGCTGCCCAGCGTCAAGGCCGGCGAAGTCAGCCGGGTTTTCAAGGAGTGCTTCGCCCCAGGGGGCTTCGCCTACACCGTGGTCCTGCCGGAGAAGGAGACCATCAAGGCCCCTTCCCGCGATGACGTTCTGGCGGCCGCTCGGGCCTCCTGGGCTCGGAAAGTCGAGCCACGAAGAACCGAAGAGATCCCTGATGCCATCCTGGCTACACTTCCGGTTCCGGGCTCGGTGGCGGAGAGCACCGAGGACAAGGACCTGGGCGTGACTCATGCCTGGCTATCCAACGGCGTTCGCGTTCACCACCGCTTCATGGACTACAAGAAGGACTCGGTGACGGTCACCATGAGCCTGGCTGGCGGCGGGATCGAGGAGATCCGGGCCAACCTCGGAGTCACTTCCGTGGCCGCCCTGGCAATCAGCAACCCGGCGACCGGGCGGCTCAGTTCAACCGCCGTCCGCGACCTGATGCTCGGCAAGAACATCAGTGTGGGCGGCGGGGCAAACGCCGACGACGCCTTCGTGGTCCGAGTCTCCGGCTCGCCCAAAGACCTGGAATCTGGGCTGCAATTGGCCTACGCCTTGCTCATCGACGGGAAAATCGAGGAGACGGCCTTCAAGAACTGGAAACTCGAGACCCTGCGCCAGTTGGAGGAGGCCAAGACCAACGTGGCATTCCAGGCGGGCGAGGCCATGAGCGACCTGCTCAGCGGCGGCGATCCGCGGCGCATGACCGTCAAGAAGGAGAACGTCGAGGCCCTCTCCATGGCCCAGGGACAGGCCTGGTTCAAGCGACTCTGCCAGGAAGCCCCAATCGAAGTGGCCG carries:
- a CDS encoding type II secretion system F family protein — protein: MPWFEYEGLSPGGTAVAGRIEAAGHDRAMESLAQMQVQVQQVRAAPRPARSPTQISEDDLIFFNEQLASLAKAGIALDEGLAQLARDVESPRLRRWITEVVTELRAGVPIDQAIARRQEGLPLLYGRVIQAGIQTGELPGVLLNLNQHLRLVSETRRLVWETASYPILVVLLALTITSGFFVFVVPRIKEVFRDFGVALPGLTLIMMWLSDHYLLIVLLGVLFFAGLAFLFHSLKFFEGGVILREQIVMSLPLFGRIKRASLVARFLRTVSTSLASGLPLPQAMRLAAESTGHRALITDADRLAHEVEKGQSIFVASQSARLIPPLFGYCVQVATGRETLPLAVGQLARSFENRAVHVQGLLRAFLLPAMIIVLGCFLALGVAAMFLPLVSLVNSVSG
- a CDS encoding type II secretion system F family protein; this encodes MISTFEYLLIVIIGSVLIGAILLGPVLWLIRIVARAFLPGNVERGVVSQIASVVRQNLPLATAVSLGADSEDGLAASYLRRIARLLGQGLPLSEAVAKGFRGCSSRTLSLIAAGERSGQLSVALDAAESHLVERWRRGMRPGANATLYLLAMLGATSLVVGFLMVGIIPKYVEIFKDYGATLPSETMALIAVCRWFGTGTPPGGLLVLLLASVLLFLWARPRRWGTPRWATQVADAIRWHLPGLHRLTLGQDMNLVLETMRQAVDSGMDLPQAATTACDLDVNTCLRRKMRRFAETLETGTSPGQAAVDVGLGKVTAMALANGERTGRMSESLRFAADYHYALVSRLWCVVRNLAVPVATLCAATFVGWTVIAMFKPLIALIDAACSI
- a CDS encoding type II secretion system protein; its protein translation is MKLPEYGHRRRGFNNIEVMVGLAILILLGTLTANAVLDYYRVRTEQHRRLAASWAAAGQLDRYRAGAPLDSKPPDGLWSNYITLTTRVQPATGQWQQFRQVTVVATVRMAGGREIHEQVSGYLPQEGKP
- a CDS encoding PEP-CTERM sorting domain-containing protein, yielding MNRYLLAVGVVAILSTSAMATLFFEENFDSYTQGNLAGQGGWTAHSGAGANPIQVVSSTIATGNAAKLVNAAASSEDVNTPAGVTQGAGDKWYASFLVSVTGTVTGSDYFAHFKNAANVFPTKIGVTPFAGSDYTFYVWQGSGSGPTGTGAGAIWATGFSFGTVHRIVASYENATGQGELWVDPDPALGEDGNTKLSVTNGPSANANALAYALRQGSLGATSGLLAGTQEVDNLRVGTSFAEVIPEPATLILLALGGLAALRRRGA
- a CDS encoding insulinase family protein; the encoded protein is MVSTISWTSVTLAADLLPHDPRTLAGQCDNGVRWLFRKHDNPPGKLSIMMHVRTGSLNELDSQRGLAHFMEHMVFNGTEHFKPGELIPYFESIGMKFGADLNAGTSFDRTSYMIHLPNTDPPQIDKALMVLSDFAFQASLADEEIDKERPVILEEARGRKNAEQRIRDKLWPELFAGSRLAQRLPIGIEEVIASAPPSEFLDYYHTWYRPENVTVLMVGDTAFEPIQPLIEKWFCPVKTRKPGRTPLKAELRPFPRERAFVITDPEVTIGSVQLLALLPGRGPAVTEELWRKERVEELAGWLLSRRCDEMVKKGEASFRQVGANVSDMFHEAMTVMAAVRGEPGDWARMLEQLVCEVSRANEYGFTEKELELVKREIVAQAERGVRTEPTENGRSMLSAMLNAVNDGVPIMSAQQRLDLIRKLLPSVKAGEVSRVFKECFAPGGFAYTVVLPEKETIKAPSRDDVLAAARASWARKVEPRRTEEIPDAILATLPVPGSVAESTEDKDLGVTHAWLSNGVRVHHRFMDYKKDSVTVTMSLAGGGIEEIRANLGVTSVAALAISNPATGRLSSTAVRDLMLGKNISVGGGANADDAFVVRVSGSPKDLESGLQLAYALLIDGKIEETAFKNWKLETLRQLEEAKTNVAFQAGEAMSDLLSGGDPRRMTVKKENVEALSMAQGQAWFKRLCQEAPIEVAVVGDVTWEQARPLVERYIGSLGPRKRGVEHLDKLRTLARSRGPLNRRVDVATVTPSAVAYSGFVACDGQNVDDRRAMQVAANILSSRLIKTVREELGLVYSIGASFSPSWIYRDTGSFQAGSKCKPANAERVAEEVHKLFARFAESGPRPEELENARKQVLNTLDISMKEPSYWVELLEHLDHRGRSLDEPKTVKAAIESMIAEEIQATFRKYFTPARAFTVTAIPVAPASVPAQPADAKEKTPAGTP